The Chloroflexota bacterium genome window below encodes:
- a CDS encoding ubiquitin-like domain-containing protein, with protein MAVAEPTLSPEAKPESGSREWNQPIEVPFLSVVVTLVLAVAILGALVWGYFSTAAPVTISIDGLTARVNSHQSTVGDLLGELQVTLTPEDRITTPLGKGLLPGLVIEIVRARPVVVQGDSRERHLRTHLTTVGGVLNEAGITTGPHDELTLAGQPANVDTLLPLPELLGGRQFSGIPEPLPWQGTELSAVEIAIVRAVPLVLHDEGPSVTLWTTASTIGEALTEHGLQFFIGDRVRPGLGTPASAGAQIFLDRSKPVSVRSGDGIWRTRTRAATVSDLLTENGLVLAGLDRVEPSLETVVTDDLEVTITQVEHRFDVEEEVTPYSTIWQADPELEIDQRRMENEGVRGIQRWRYRTVLEDDEPVDRFLEDHWLAQQPITRVLKYGTDIIPRELETTEGTLTYWRKVRMFATSYSADEAGTPVDAPYYGLTRSGTPVGYGVAAVDPSVVKLGSKVYVPGYGVADALDTGSAIKGRWIDLAYEEGQLVPWSRCVDVYLLTPEPPSYQIEYFLPDRPRVRCLQQ; from the coding sequence ATGGCGGTAGCTGAACCCACCCTTTCTCCAGAAGCCAAACCCGAATCCGGATCGCGGGAATGGAACCAGCCAATTGAGGTTCCATTCCTCTCCGTAGTTGTCACCCTCGTTCTGGCGGTTGCCATTCTTGGTGCGCTCGTTTGGGGATACTTTTCCACCGCTGCACCGGTTACCATCTCGATCGATGGTCTGACCGCGCGCGTTAACAGCCATCAGAGCACGGTGGGCGATCTCCTGGGCGAATTGCAGGTTACGCTGACACCGGAGGATCGAATCACGACCCCCCTGGGAAAGGGGCTCCTACCGGGATTGGTGATAGAGATCGTGCGGGCCAGGCCTGTGGTTGTACAGGGCGACAGCCGGGAACGCCATCTACGAACCCACCTGACTACGGTGGGCGGCGTCTTGAACGAGGCAGGTATCACCACGGGCCCCCACGATGAACTGACGCTGGCCGGACAACCTGCCAATGTCGATACGCTGTTACCCCTGCCCGAGTTGCTGGGTGGGCGCCAGTTCTCCGGGATTCCCGAGCCCTTGCCCTGGCAGGGCACAGAGCTTTCCGCGGTCGAAATTGCAATCGTGCGCGCCGTGCCGTTGGTGCTTCACGATGAAGGTCCCTCGGTCACCCTCTGGACGACGGCATCGACCATTGGGGAAGCGTTGACGGAACATGGCCTGCAGTTTTTCATCGGCGATCGAGTTCGGCCGGGGCTGGGGACACCCGCGAGCGCCGGTGCTCAGATATTCCTGGATCGTTCCAAGCCTGTCAGCGTCCGTTCCGGGGATGGAATCTGGCGTACCAGGACCCGGGCGGCAACGGTCTCTGATCTCCTGACCGAGAATGGACTGGTATTGGCTGGGTTGGATCGGGTAGAACCATCGCTGGAGACTGTCGTGACCGATGATCTGGAGGTCACCATCACCCAGGTTGAACATCGCTTTGACGTGGAGGAAGAAGTCACGCCATATTCGACGATCTGGCAGGCTGATCCTGAGCTGGAAATCGACCAGCGCCGCATGGAAAACGAGGGGGTTCGGGGTATCCAGCGCTGGCGTTACCGGACTGTCCTGGAGGATGATGAGCCTGTCGATCGTTTTCTTGAGGACCATTGGCTGGCCCAACAGCCAATTACCCGCGTGCTCAAGTACGGCACAGATATCATCCCTCGGGAACTGGAGACCACGGAAGGCACTCTAACCTATTGGCGCAAGGTACGCATGTTTGCTACCTCCTATTCCGCGGATGAAGCGGGAACCCCGGTGGACGCGCCCTATTATGGTCTCACCCGGTCAGGAACCCCGGTTGGCTACGGGGTGGCGGCCGTGGATCCAAGCGTGGTGAAACTTGGCAGCAAGGTTTATGTGCCCGGGTACGGGGTTGCCGATGCCCTCGACACAGGCAGCGCTATCAAGGGCCGGTGGATCGATCTGGCCTACGAAGAGGGTCAGTTGGTGCCCTGGAGCCGTTGTGTCGACGTGTATCTGTTGACGCCGGAGCCACCCTCCTATCAGATCGAGTATTTTTTGCCCGACCGGCCCAGGGTGCGTTGTTTGCAGCAGTAA
- the hisB gene encoding imidazoleglycerol-phosphate dehydratase HisB, with amino-acid sequence MRNAAIERITAETSIELELTIDGTGEADIKTGIGFYDHMLTLFASHGLFDLQVRADGDLQVDEHHTAEDVAICLGMALDEALADRAGIVRTAHAYVPMDEALGFVALDLGGRPYCVFEADWRTPRLGSLGTDMIGHIMESFAIHGRLNLHAQLLYARNDHHACEALFKALGRALDAATQVDPRRQGVPSTKGVL; translated from the coding sequence ATGCGAAACGCCGCGATCGAACGCATTACGGCAGAGACATCTATCGAGCTTGAGCTAACCATCGATGGCACTGGTGAGGCCGACATCAAAACGGGAATCGGCTTCTACGACCACATGTTGACCCTTTTTGCCTCCCATGGACTCTTTGACCTTCAAGTGCGTGCCGATGGCGATCTCCAAGTGGATGAACACCATACAGCCGAAGATGTAGCGATCTGTTTAGGTATGGCATTGGATGAAGCGCTGGCAGACCGCGCCGGAATCGTACGCACAGCACATGCCTATGTGCCTATGGACGAGGCTCTGGGATTCGTCGCCCTCGACCTGGGTGGACGTCCCTACTGCGTCTTTGAGGCGGATTGGCGGACGCCGAGATTGGGCTCGTTGGGTACCGACATGATCGGGCATATCATGGAGTCCTTTGCGATTCATGGACGTCTGAACCTGCATGCCCAGCTGTTATATGCCAGGAACGACCATCATGCCTGCGAGGCGCTTTTCAAAGCGCTGGGCCGTGCGCTCGACGCGGCAACACAGGTTGATCCCAGGCGGCAGGGCGTTCCATCCACGAAGGGTGTGTTGTAG
- the hisD gene encoding histidinol dehydrogenase yields the protein MIPIIDDISVAEESILRRAGWDEQKLPPALLDGIESIFGERLTPEEAVDRVLADVRLRGDAALRDWSQRIDGASPEEFSVPEVEIEHAVAGLAPDMLEALTIAADRVEAFHRKQPIGSWMDVTPGGTLGQLVRPLRRVGVYVPAGTAPLPSSLLHTAIPARVAGVPEIIVCTPLDRATGKVAPLTLAAAHIVGAQAIYRLGGAQAIGAMAYGTESLPRVDKVVGPGGLFVTLAKRQVFGQVGIDGLPGPTETLVIADETASPALVAADLLAQAEHDVIASAILLTPSKDLAARVQVEVSRQLDNLSRADIAAASLAARGGIVITGDLTQAIDLANDFAPEHLCLLVADPWALVGRIENAGGIFVGEHSFEVLGDYVAGPSHVMPTEGTARFASPVSVADFVKRISLIALEPAEGQRLSGPAALLADGEGLTAHAAAARARMTGLDA from the coding sequence GTGATACCGATCATTGACGACATCTCAGTTGCTGAAGAATCGATCCTCCGGCGCGCCGGCTGGGATGAGCAAAAACTGCCCCCGGCGTTGCTTGACGGGATTGAAAGCATCTTTGGGGAAAGGTTGACACCGGAAGAAGCAGTGGACCGCGTTCTGGCCGACGTGCGCCTTCGGGGTGACGCGGCGTTGCGTGATTGGTCTCAACGAATCGATGGTGCAAGCCCGGAGGAGTTCTCGGTGCCGGAGGTTGAGATCGAGCATGCCGTGGCTGGTCTGGCACCCGATATGCTTGAGGCTTTGACTATCGCGGCGGATCGCGTCGAGGCCTTTCACAGGAAGCAACCGATTGGATCGTGGATGGACGTCACGCCCGGCGGCACATTGGGTCAGCTCGTGCGGCCGCTTCGCCGTGTTGGCGTCTACGTTCCGGCCGGCACGGCGCCGCTGCCGTCGTCTCTACTGCATACGGCGATTCCGGCTCGGGTGGCCGGCGTGCCTGAGATCATCGTATGTACCCCTCTTGACCGCGCTACGGGCAAGGTTGCTCCGTTGACCCTGGCGGCGGCCCACATTGTGGGCGCCCAGGCTATCTATCGCCTGGGGGGTGCCCAGGCAATAGGCGCCATGGCCTATGGCACCGAATCGCTGCCCCGGGTGGATAAAGTGGTTGGACCCGGCGGGCTGTTCGTTACACTGGCCAAACGTCAGGTGTTTGGCCAGGTCGGTATCGACGGTCTGCCCGGACCCACGGAGACCCTGGTGATCGCCGATGAGACGGCCAGCCCTGCTCTGGTGGCGGCCGATCTGCTGGCGCAGGCGGAGCATGATGTCATCGCTTCCGCGATTTTGCTCACGCCGTCAAAGGACCTTGCTGCTCGTGTCCAGGTGGAAGTATCCCGGCAGCTGGACAATCTAAGCCGCGCCGACATCGCTGCTGCTTCGCTGGCGGCCCGCGGTGGCATCGTGATAACGGGCGATCTGACTCAGGCTATTGATCTCGCCAACGATTTCGCGCCCGAGCACCTCTGTCTGCTGGTCGCAGACCCCTGGGCGCTGGTCGGCAGGATCGAAAACGCGGGTGGTATTTTCGTCGGCGAACACAGTTTTGAGGTCCTGGGTGATTATGTGGCAGGTCCCAGTCATGTGATGCCCACCGAGGGCACGGCTCGCTTCGCCAGCCCGGTCAGCGTCGCTGATTTCGTCAAGCGCATCAGTCTGATTGCCCTGGAGCCGGCGGAAGGGCAGCGCCTCAGCGGTCCGGCGGCGCTGTTGGCGGACGGTGAGGGTCTGACCGCCCATGCTGCGGCCGCCCGGGCGCGCATGACGGGTCTGGATGCCTGA
- a CDS encoding redoxin domain-containing protein, translated as MQVLTPGGRAPDFELVDITGQPVRLSQVLEVASVAVVLDFWSVECSWSTEYDEWFAEVSEDWVGDGIVFLAIASNSNETFPMIAAAAKERKLGFPILHDKGAVVADMYGALTTPHIFVVDANGFLAYSGAIDDRTLDSPQATVNYLESALDALIRRHRPEPATTEPFGCVLVRTEVD; from the coding sequence ATGCAAGTATTGACTCCCGGGGGTCGCGCTCCCGATTTTGAATTGGTCGACATCACGGGCCAGCCGGTTCGCTTGTCGCAGGTTCTTGAGGTCGCCAGTGTGGCCGTTGTATTGGATTTCTGGTCCGTCGAGTGTTCCTGGAGCACCGAATACGATGAGTGGTTTGCCGAAGTGAGCGAGGATTGGGTCGGCGATGGAATCGTGTTCCTGGCAATCGCGTCCAATAGTAACGAGACCTTTCCGATGATCGCAGCTGCGGCCAAGGAGCGGAAGCTTGGATTTCCTATATTGCACGACAAGGGCGCAGTTGTCGCTGATATGTATGGCGCTTTGACCACGCCTCACATCTTCGTGGTTGATGCGAACGGTTTTCTTGCCTATAGCGGCGCAATCGATGATCGGACCCTTGACAGTCCGCAGGCAACGGTCAACTATCTTGAATCGGCGCTCGATGCGCTCATTCGCCGGCATCGCCCCGAGCCGGCCACTACGGAACCCTTCGGGTGTGTATTGGTGCGAACAGAGGTTGATTGA
- a CDS encoding Xaa-Pro peptidase family protein, protein MRQNIGRLMEERNLDAAVVMGSTVESPTVYYLTGGVKLEGVMLIFQKDAPSLLIHHPIERDNAAETGYDCLPYTHWDIGKIFQAVEGNALMARAELIRQILAESGVRGQVGFYGHGEIGSAHTLLSALQTRLHASEIVTEYDRDLFSRARETKDQAEIDVMKDLGRRTCQVVGAVADLLTSRPVSNNHLVASDGEPMTIGHVKDFIRGQLANLGLEEPAENIFATGADAGVPHNHGDPNDVLELGKSIIFDIFPRPQGGGYYHDMTRTWCLGYAPPEVEQAYEDVMTSFDLAVAALKVGRLTAEYQVLTCEYFESQGHPTSMTDFASQSGYVHSLGHGLGLQVHEAPGFSHLPGNTATLEPGTVFTIEPGLYYPELGYGVRVEDTYICDHDGVFHSITPFAKDLVLPVGR, encoded by the coding sequence ATGCGACAGAACATCGGCAGGTTGATGGAGGAGCGAAACCTTGACGCCGCAGTCGTGATGGGATCGACTGTCGAGAGTCCCACTGTGTATTATCTCACCGGTGGAGTCAAGCTGGAAGGCGTCATGTTGATCTTCCAGAAGGATGCACCATCTCTCTTGATCCACCACCCTATCGAACGGGATAATGCCGCCGAGACAGGCTACGACTGTCTGCCGTACACCCATTGGGATATTGGCAAGATCTTCCAGGCCGTTGAAGGCAACGCACTCATGGCCCGTGCCGAGCTGATTCGACAGATACTTGCCGAGTCAGGCGTGCGCGGCCAGGTGGGGTTCTACGGGCACGGGGAGATCGGTTCGGCCCATACCTTGCTTTCTGCTCTGCAAACAAGGCTACACGCGAGCGAAATCGTCACCGAATATGACCGGGACCTCTTTTCCCGCGCTCGGGAAACAAAGGATCAGGCTGAAATCGATGTGATGAAGGACTTGGGGCGGAGAACCTGTCAAGTGGTGGGGGCAGTTGCCGATCTTCTGACGAGCCGGCCTGTCTCGAACAACCATCTGGTGGCCAGCGATGGCGAGCCGATGACCATCGGCCATGTCAAGGATTTTATTCGTGGCCAACTGGCCAATCTGGGTTTGGAAGAGCCTGCCGAGAATATCTTCGCTACAGGCGCAGATGCGGGTGTTCCCCACAACCACGGTGATCCCAATGATGTCCTGGAACTGGGCAAGTCGATTATCTTTGATATCTTTCCCAGGCCGCAGGGTGGCGGCTACTACCACGATATGACGCGCACCTGGTGCCTTGGATATGCTCCGCCTGAGGTTGAACAGGCGTACGAGGATGTCATGACAAGCTTTGATCTGGCGGTGGCAGCTCTCAAGGTAGGGCGGCTGACCGCGGAGTATCAGGTGCTGACTTGTGAGTACTTCGAATCTCAAGGCCATCCAACGTCGATGACGGATTTTGCTTCGCAGTCGGGATATGTGCATAGCCTTGGCCATGGCCTGGGCCTTCAGGTACATGAGGCGCCAGGGTTCTCCCATCTGCCGGGGAATACCGCTACCCTTGAACCGGGGACTGTGTTTACGATTGAGCCCGGCCTCTATTATCCCGAACTGGGCTATGGTGTTCGGGTTGAGGATACCTACATTTGTGACCACGATGGCGTGTTTCATAGCATTACGCCATTCGCCAAAGACCTGGTTCTGCCAGTTGGCAGATGA
- the hisH gene encoding imidazole glycerol phosphate synthase subunit HisH — MIAIIDYGIGNLRSVEKALHFVGASAILTSDSEQVRQASGVILPGVGAFGACASGLENAGFVPIVKELAALGRPLLGICVGMQLLFDDSEEMGYHSGLGLLPGSVRRFNDDFEGPDGHILKVPQIGWNQLWHNDTDALLKGVASGSYAYFVHSYYCDPRDSSAIIARTDYGIDYASVVRKPAGDVWGVQFHPEKSHDVGLQILRNFVDIVEIGESTGDGN, encoded by the coding sequence ATGATCGCCATCATTGACTATGGCATTGGCAACCTGCGCAGTGTCGAGAAGGCTCTCCATTTTGTGGGCGCGTCTGCGATCTTGACCAGTGACAGCGAACAGGTTCGGCAGGCATCCGGTGTAATCCTGCCTGGTGTTGGCGCCTTTGGCGCGTGTGCATCGGGCCTCGAGAATGCCGGTTTTGTCCCCATCGTCAAGGAATTAGCCGCCTTGGGCCGTCCCTTGCTCGGTATCTGCGTCGGCATGCAGTTGCTTTTTGACGACAGTGAGGAGATGGGTTATCATTCCGGCCTTGGTTTATTGCCGGGCAGTGTACGTCGTTTCAACGATGATTTTGAGGGCCCGGATGGACACATCTTAAAGGTGCCGCAGATTGGTTGGAACCAGCTCTGGCATAATGATACAGATGCGCTTTTGAAGGGTGTGGCGAGCGGTAGCTATGCTTACTTTGTGCACTCGTATTACTGCGACCCCCGAGATTCCTCGGCCATCATCGCCCGGACCGATTATGGCATCGATTACGCTTCTGTGGTCAGGAAGCCGGCTGGCGACGTCTGGGGAGTGCAGTTCCATCCTGAGAAGAGCCACGACGTTGGACTTCAGATCCTGCGTAATTTCGTAGATATTGTGGAGATAGGAGAATCGACAGGTGACGGCAACTGA
- the hisC gene encoding histidinol-phosphate transaminase: MTRITKAEIDSLMRPELAALEPYVPIHPFEVLSGRLGRAPEDITKLDANENPYGPSPRVIEALASYRWYQVYPDSQSTALRTALSSTLDLPVETLMVGHGADELVDLVCRLFLSPGDSLLDCPPTFGMYRFDAAINGAQIVDVPRKADFSLNVKDIVDAIAAKRPKLLFLCSPNNPDGGVLDQDILDTLLELPIVVIVDEAYVDFSDLDASYIHQVSNHNNLVVLRTFSKWAGLGGLRVGFGVFPEGIIRQLWKIKQPYNVNVAGTQAALASLEDRVALLENVARLVAQRQRLVVELDRFTFLETHPGSQSNFVLCRVMGRDARQLKLDLERQGVLVRYFARPGLENCIRVSAGRPLDTDRLLAALNTLSQTALY; this comes from the coding sequence TTGACCAGGATTACCAAAGCTGAAATTGACAGCCTCATGCGGCCCGAACTGGCTGCCCTGGAGCCGTATGTTCCCATCCATCCTTTCGAGGTGCTCAGCGGTCGGCTGGGCCGCGCGCCAGAGGATATCACCAAACTGGATGCCAACGAGAATCCATACGGCCCTTCGCCCCGCGTGATCGAGGCCCTGGCAAGCTATCGGTGGTATCAGGTGTATCCCGATTCCCAGAGTACCGCGCTTCGGACGGCGCTTTCCAGCACGCTGGATTTGCCCGTCGAAACCCTCATGGTTGGACACGGCGCCGATGAATTGGTCGATCTCGTTTGTCGGCTTTTCCTGTCACCGGGCGATTCGCTGCTCGATTGCCCGCCGACCTTTGGCATGTACCGCTTTGACGCGGCCATCAACGGCGCTCAGATCGTCGACGTGCCCCGCAAGGCTGATTTCAGCCTGAATGTGAAAGACATCGTCGATGCCATCGCAGCGAAGCGGCCCAAGCTGCTTTTTCTTTGTTCACCCAACAATCCGGACGGCGGTGTATTGGATCAGGATATCCTGGATACTTTGCTTGAACTGCCTATTGTGGTCATCGTCGACGAAGCCTATGTTGACTTTTCAGACCTGGATGCCAGCTACATCCACCAGGTATCGAATCACAACAATCTGGTCGTGCTTCGAACTTTCAGCAAATGGGCAGGACTGGGCGGCCTGCGAGTCGGGTTCGGGGTTTTCCCGGAGGGGATCATCCGGCAGCTTTGGAAGATAAAACAGCCCTACAACGTCAATGTTGCTGGGACCCAGGCTGCCCTGGCGTCGCTGGAGGACAGGGTGGCTTTGTTGGAGAATGTAGCCCGTCTCGTGGCTCAGCGCCAAAGACTGGTCGTGGAATTGGACCGCTTCACATTCCTGGAAACCCATCCGGGCAGTCAGTCCAATTTTGTTCTCTGTCGGGTGATGGGTCGGGACGCCCGCCAACTCAAGCTCGATCTGGAACGGCAGGGTGTACTGGTCCGCTATTTTGCCCGGCCGGGCCTGGAAAACTGTATCAGGGTTTCGGCGGGTCGGCCATTGGATACAGATCGACTGCTCGCTGCATTGAACACTCTATCCCAGACCGCGCTATATTGA
- a CDS encoding phospholipase D-like domain-containing protein, with protein MKTHARLARWKAVLAISLLVVLAVAGCGSNQDVTDEPAGQAARTDYGFPVAQSRVSVSALPDEGMDPFLEAIDGARDNIRLKVYLITEDRVIDALRRAASRGVDTRVMIEPEPQGGGDSNRAAKNELESAGVYVKDAPSTFRMSHEKSLVLDGSRAWIMTHNLTHSSFSKNREYQVVVDDPTLVDEVSRVFDADWDRKRVDLDQSPLVWSPDNSRQRLRALIEGAEKSLDLEQTSVLDNDVVAWLIAAAERGVRVRLITPAVTDPDDWEYEDLSRLAGNGVAVRFLDDPYVHAKTMVADGAVAFVGSQNLSDSSLDQNRELGIMFDDAAAVNRLASYFGQDWNRAEPMAGSRLDVPEPKAVLPPASGVVPWREAGDYVGQTITVAGVVVDAYDAGTITFLNFDRDRTFTVVIFDENYDRFPAPPAELYFEQRVLVTGEVELHDGDPQIEVKHPDQIEIEGGSSQDRAKPKPAATKPSNGAIPWQEAGDHVGQKISVEGVVVDSYDAGTITFLNFDEDRTFTVVIFDDNYDRFPESPEDLYYKKRILVTGEVELHDGDPQIEVEHPDQIEILEDLSRDGDKPAATIPSNGLVSWKDATNYIGRRVTLEGEVVRSYNSGKVAFLNFAENYKDTLSVVIFASDFAKWPEAPEDFYLGKHIHVQGKVKEYRGAPEVIVEAPGQIEVIGTSQSADSATPATGPPISWEQAGAHDGEQVTVAGTVIDSYKSDTVILLNFSPSREAFKAVIFERNWHKWGETPDRALLGRDVLVSGKIQLYKGVPEIVVNSPYQLEILD; from the coding sequence ATGAAGACCCATGCAAGGCTGGCACGGTGGAAGGCTGTGCTGGCAATCTCGCTATTGGTTGTTTTGGCGGTTGCGGGCTGCGGATCAAACCAGGACGTGACCGATGAGCCTGCCGGACAGGCAGCTCGAACCGATTACGGTTTTCCGGTGGCACAGTCCAGGGTTTCTGTTTCTGCGCTGCCCGATGAGGGGATGGATCCGTTTCTTGAGGCCATCGATGGCGCGCGGGATAATATCCGCCTCAAGGTTTATCTGATCACCGAAGATCGCGTCATAGACGCTCTTAGACGGGCCGCCTCGCGCGGCGTTGATACACGGGTGATGATCGAGCCAGAACCCCAGGGCGGCGGCGACAGCAACCGCGCGGCAAAAAACGAACTCGAGTCTGCCGGCGTCTATGTAAAGGATGCTCCCTCGACCTTTCGCATGTCCCATGAGAAGAGTCTGGTGTTAGATGGCAGCCGTGCCTGGATCATGACGCACAACCTGACCCATTCCTCGTTTTCGAAGAATCGAGAATACCAGGTGGTAGTAGATGATCCAACTCTGGTTGACGAAGTCAGCCGGGTCTTCGATGCCGACTGGGACCGGAAACGGGTGGATCTCGACCAGTCGCCACTGGTCTGGAGTCCTGATAACAGCCGCCAACGGCTCCGGGCCCTGATCGAAGGTGCCGAAAAGAGCCTGGACCTGGAGCAAACATCGGTACTGGATAACGACGTGGTGGCGTGGCTCATTGCCGCGGCCGAGCGGGGCGTGCGGGTCCGGTTGATCACGCCAGCCGTCACGGATCCTGACGACTGGGAATATGAGGATCTCAGCCGTCTCGCCGGCAATGGGGTGGCAGTCCGTTTTCTGGATGATCCCTACGTTCACGCCAAGACGATGGTGGCAGACGGCGCCGTTGCCTTCGTGGGCTCACAGAATCTGAGCGATTCTTCCCTGGATCAGAATCGCGAGTTGGGCATCATGTTTGACGATGCGGCGGCGGTCAACCGCCTTGCCAGCTATTTCGGACAGGACTGGAACCGGGCAGAGCCAATGGCAGGGTCCAGGTTGGACGTCCCTGAACCCAAGGCAGTCCTCCCACCCGCCAGCGGTGTTGTACCCTGGCGCGAGGCGGGAGACTATGTTGGCCAGACGATTACCGTGGCAGGGGTTGTTGTCGATGCCTACGACGCCGGGACGATCACTTTTCTGAATTTCGACCGGGACCGCACCTTCACCGTCGTAATCTTTGATGAAAATTATGATCGATTCCCCGCGCCACCCGCTGAACTTTATTTCGAGCAGCGCGTACTGGTAACCGGTGAGGTGGAATTGCATGACGGAGACCCGCAGATCGAGGTGAAACACCCGGACCAGATCGAAATTGAGGGTGGTTCATCCCAGGACAGGGCCAAGCCCAAGCCTGCGGCCACCAAACCCTCCAATGGAGCCATTCCGTGGCAGGAAGCAGGAGACCATGTTGGCCAGAAGATTTCGGTCGAAGGCGTTGTGGTAGATTCCTACGACGCCGGGACGATCACCTTCCTGAACTTCGATGAGGATCGCACCTTCACTGTTGTGATCTTTGACGATAATTACGATCGATTCCCTGAATCACCTGAAGACCTTTACTATAAGAAGCGCATCCTGGTGACGGGTGAGGTCGAGCTACACGATGGAGACCCGCAGATCGAGGTCGAACATCCGGACCAGATCGAAATCCTGGAAGACTTATCCCGCGACGGAGACAAACCGGCCGCGACGATCCCCTCCAATGGGCTCGTTTCGTGGAAGGACGCAACCAACTATATCGGCCGCAGGGTGACCCTGGAGGGCGAGGTAGTTCGTAGCTACAATAGTGGAAAGGTCGCTTTTCTCAACTTCGCCGAAAACTATAAGGACACGTTATCCGTAGTGATATTTGCCAGCGACTTCGCAAAGTGGCCTGAAGCGCCGGAGGACTTTTACCTGGGAAAGCATATCCACGTGCAGGGCAAGGTCAAGGAATACCGCGGTGCGCCTGAGGTGATCGTTGAAGCGCCAGGACAGATCGAGGTGATCGGCACATCACAGTCAGCAGATTCGGCAACGCCTGCGACCGGCCCGCCAATTTCATGGGAGCAGGCGGGTGCCCACGATGGCGAGCAAGTCACCGTTGCAGGCACGGTGATTGACAGCTACAAGTCGGATACCGTTATACTGCTCAATTTCAGCCCGAGCCGGGAGGCGTTCAAAGCCGTGATTTTTGAACGCAACTGGCATAAATGGGGTGAAACCCCGGATCGAGCATTGCTTGGGCGGGACGTTCTGGTATCTGGCAAGATTCAGCTGTATAAAGGGGTTCCGGAGATTGTCGTGAATAGTCCCTATCAACTGGAGATACTCGATTAG
- a CDS encoding nitrous oxide-stimulated promoter family protein, producing the protein MTATEHPRMKRERRTIGVMVAIYCRQNHGNKGQLCAECSELQEYALLRLDKCPFQEEKTTCANCAVHCYKPERREQIREVMRFAGPRMIWRHPYLAMMHILDGRKKEAELPARAKKPALKG; encoded by the coding sequence GTGACGGCAACTGAGCACCCTCGCATGAAACGGGAACGGCGAACCATTGGGGTGATGGTCGCCATTTACTGCCGCCAAAACCACGGGAACAAGGGGCAATTATGCGCTGAGTGCTCTGAACTCCAGGAGTACGCATTGCTGCGGCTCGACAAATGTCCCTTTCAGGAGGAGAAAACGACCTGTGCCAACTGCGCGGTGCATTGTTACAAACCTGAGCGGCGGGAGCAGATTCGTGAGGTCATGCGCTTCGCTGGGCCCCGCATGATCTGGCGACACCCCTACCTGGCGATGATGCATATTCTTGACGGGCGAAAGAAAGAGGCGGAACTACCGGCCCGCGCCAAAAAGCCGGCTTTAAAAGGTTGA
- a CDS encoding DUF402 domain-containing protein produces the protein MKTEINRAIEPAGTASSEGEICTITSGEWARWAGAVGYRADVLSDILVERLVWGPEIEADSGDFQGLKGPGFVWFRFWVPRDQQIVERYFDNEGRLLGTRVDVCTPFTEDAGNWVTRDLQLDIWIDPGGRVTMRNEVAFEETTTGGSLLPEEADQAEEHVRRLTTGIFQGNFPPALVRNWQLDLKSLMESIKP, from the coding sequence GTGAAGACGGAAATAAATCGGGCTATCGAGCCGGCTGGCACGGCATCTTCTGAGGGGGAAATCTGTACAATCACCAGCGGCGAGTGGGCCCGCTGGGCCGGTGCGGTGGGCTATCGTGCCGACGTGCTGTCCGATATCCTGGTGGAGCGCCTGGTGTGGGGCCCGGAGATCGAGGCCGATTCGGGCGACTTCCAAGGCCTGAAGGGCCCGGGTTTCGTATGGTTTCGCTTTTGGGTACCTCGGGATCAACAGATTGTCGAGCGCTATTTCGACAACGAGGGCCGTTTGCTTGGCACCCGGGTAGACGTGTGCACACCGTTCACGGAGGATGCTGGAAACTGGGTTACCAGGGACCTTCAGCTTGACATATGGATCGACCCCGGGGGACGGGTCACGATGCGAAACGAGGTTGCTTTCGAAGAAACAACTACAGGTGGTAGTCTGTTGCCTGAGGAGGCAGATCAAGCTGAAGAGCACGTCAGGCGTCTCACGACCGGGATATTCCAGGGAAATTTCCCGCCGGCGCTGGTGCGCAACTGGCAGCTTGATCTCAAGAGCCTGATGGAGTCCATTAAACCATGA